A single genomic interval of Alteromonas sp. CI.11.F.A3 harbors:
- a CDS encoding IS3 family transposase — MSSMNRRSNFWDNAVMESFFSPMQVELIYGEKFNSLQGLKSCIFEYHEIFYTCIR, encoded by the coding sequence ATGTCCAGCATGAATAGAAGAAGCAATTTCTGGGACAATGCCGTGATGGAATCATTCTTCAGTCCTATGCAAGTCGAACTCATATACGGGGAGAAATTCAACTCGCTTCAAGGACTTAAATCTTGTATCTTCGAATACCATGAGATTTTTTATACTTGCATACGCTAG
- a CDS encoding transposase, whose product MPKARKSQISLLDTPYYHCVSRCVRRAFLCGEENGRSFEHRRQWVEDRIHVLSEVFAIDVCAYAVMSNHTHLVLHIAKEKADALSTEEVIQRWHRLYKGTLISQCYLSPDLRKELHEAQIKTVELTAEIWRKRLFDISWFMRALNEYIARAANKEDDCTGHFWEGRFKSQALLDESALAACMAYVDLNPVRAKIAKTPETSNHTSIKYRINAARVGKTPKRLMPFAGNSKKEMLQGIPFTLPDYLQLVDITSRYIHPNKRGKVEHSLPTILERLNIGHEQWLILTTQFETRFKQAAGKVIHLEQYAHNQHQQRVQGRQSAMRLLG is encoded by the coding sequence ATGCCAAAAGCCCGAAAGTCGCAAATTAGTTTATTGGATACGCCGTATTATCATTGTGTTTCCCGCTGTGTTCGTCGTGCCTTTTTGTGTGGCGAGGAAAACGGTAGAAGCTTTGAACATCGTCGCCAATGGGTGGAAGACCGTATTCATGTTTTGAGTGAGGTGTTTGCCATTGATGTATGTGCTTATGCTGTGATGAGTAATCATACGCATCTGGTGTTGCACATAGCTAAAGAAAAGGCGGACGCACTGAGTACGGAAGAAGTGATTCAACGTTGGCATAGGCTGTACAAAGGCACCTTAATCTCGCAGTGCTACCTCTCACCAGATTTACGCAAAGAGTTACATGAAGCCCAAATTAAAACGGTGGAGTTAACGGCTGAGATATGGCGTAAACGGCTATTTGATATCAGCTGGTTTATGCGTGCACTGAATGAATATATTGCCAGGGCCGCCAATAAAGAGGATGACTGCACGGGGCATTTTTGGGAAGGGCGATTTAAATCGCAAGCGCTATTAGATGAGTCGGCGCTTGCCGCCTGCATGGCTTATGTTGATTTAAACCCGGTGCGGGCAAAAATAGCAAAGACCCCCGAAACATCTAATCATACCAGCATTAAATACCGTATTAACGCGGCCAGGGTAGGCAAAACACCCAAACGACTTATGCCTTTTGCGGGCAACTCAAAGAAAGAGATGCTACAAGGTATACCTTTTACCCTACCCGACTACTTACAGCTTGTTGATATAACCAGCCGATATATTCATCCCAACAAGCGCGGCAAAGTTGAACATAGCCTGCCTACTATTTTAGAACGTCTGAATATTGGACACGAACAATGGCTAATCTTAACCACGCAGTTTGAAACCCGCTTTAAGCAGGCGGCTGGCAAAGTAATTCACCTTGAACAATACGCACACAATCAACATCAGCAAAGGGTTCAAGGGCGACAAAGTGCAATGCGGTTACTGGGGTAG
- a CDS encoding ATP-binding protein → MTIFNFNDDEALGSVASVDTATVVVEVYDAELLKRLQVNRLAVLQSSKPGQHLIGIINQVTRKKLIPSAIEEDEEPTDEQNLCKVALIGSLIDADGIKRNIFRRTLESVPEIDANCFALEGEKLTSFMRVISHAEADGNSLALGKYTLDENAVAYLNGNKFFQRHAFIGGSTGAGKSWTTARIIEQVSELKNSNAIIFDLHGEYSPLKGDGISHFKVAGPSDIESNRTLADGAIYLPYWLLSYEALVSLFVDRSDQNAPNQAMLMAREVNSAKTKYLEEGCYQDILDNFTVDSPVPFDLTSLIQELNAINVERIPGARAGSDKAGEFNGKLSRMISRLENKISDRRLGFLFQGGVDVLEFDWLNRLADALLGSNDENGNGGVKIINFSEVPSDVLPLIVSLVARLAFSVQQWTPSEERHPVAILCDEAHLYIPNKNVSGVSDDISIQIFERIAKEGRKYGVSLVVVTQRPSEVNKTILSQCSNFVAMRLTNSDDQSVIKKLLPDSLGGFSDILPTLDTGEALVVGDASLLPSRIRIDEPNNKPDSGTIEFWKEWQGDVTAGRLNKAIDNWRKQNIQ, encoded by the coding sequence ATGACTATTTTTAATTTTAATGACGATGAAGCATTGGGAAGCGTAGCTTCAGTAGATACAGCAACTGTTGTTGTAGAGGTTTATGATGCTGAACTTTTAAAAAGATTGCAGGTTAATAGGTTAGCCGTATTACAAAGTAGTAAGCCCGGGCAGCACTTGATTGGAATTATCAATCAGGTTACAAGGAAAAAGCTAATACCTTCTGCTATTGAAGAAGATGAAGAGCCAACTGACGAACAGAATTTATGTAAAGTGGCATTGATTGGTTCTTTGATTGATGCTGACGGTATAAAAAGAAATATATTTCGCCGTACACTAGAAAGCGTGCCTGAAATTGATGCGAATTGTTTTGCATTGGAAGGCGAAAAGTTAACCTCATTCATGAGAGTTATTTCACATGCAGAAGCTGATGGCAATTCATTAGCATTAGGTAAATATACCTTAGATGAAAATGCGGTAGCTTACTTAAATGGTAATAAGTTTTTTCAGCGACATGCTTTTATCGGAGGAAGCACTGGGGCTGGTAAATCTTGGACTACGGCTAGAATCATTGAGCAAGTTTCTGAACTAAAAAATTCAAATGCCATAATTTTTGACCTTCACGGGGAGTATTCTCCCTTAAAAGGAGATGGCATTAGTCACTTTAAAGTGGCAGGCCCAAGTGATATAGAATCAAATCGAACATTGGCTGACGGTGCCATTTACCTACCTTACTGGTTGCTATCATATGAAGCATTGGTTTCATTATTTGTTGATCGAAGTGACCAAAATGCACCAAACCAAGCAATGCTTATGGCGAGAGAAGTCAATTCAGCTAAAACAAAATACTTAGAAGAGGGTTGCTATCAGGATATTTTAGACAACTTTACAGTTGATAGCCCAGTTCCTTTTGATTTGACATCATTAATACAAGAGTTAAATGCCATCAATGTTGAGCGTATACCAGGTGCCAGAGCAGGATCCGATAAAGCTGGTGAATTTAACGGTAAACTAAGCAGAATGATTTCTCGTTTAGAAAATAAAATATCAGATCGTCGATTAGGATTTTTATTTCAAGGCGGAGTAGATGTTTTAGAGTTTGACTGGTTAAATAGGTTAGCTGATGCCCTTTTAGGAAGCAACGATGAAAATGGAAATGGAGGAGTTAAGATAATTAACTTTTCAGAAGTACCGTCAGATGTGCTTCCGCTAATCGTTTCATTAGTAGCTCGCCTCGCCTTTTCTGTTCAACAGTGGACTCCTTCTGAAGAACGCCATCCCGTAGCAATCTTATGTGATGAAGCCCATCTGTATATTCCTAATAAAAATGTGTCCGGAGTATCGGATGATATATCTATTCAAATTTTCGAACGCATAGCTAAAGAAGGCAGAAAGTACGGAGTTAGCTTAGTGGTTGTCACACAAAGACCATCAGAAGTGAATAAGACTATACTTAGCCAATGCAGTAACTTTGTGGCTATGAGGCTTACTAATTCGGATGATCAATCTGTCATTAAAAAACTACTCCCAGATAGTCTTGGTGGTTTTAGTGATATTTTACCTACTTTAGATACTGGTGAAGCGCTTGTTGTCGGAGACGCAAGCTTATTGCCTAGCCGTATACGCATAGATGAGCCTAATAACAAACCAGATAGTGGCACTATCGAATTCTGGAAGGAATGGCAAGGTGATGTAACAGCTGGCCGGTTAAATAAAGCAATAGACAACTGGAGAAAGCAAAACATTCAGTAA
- a CDS encoding SIR2 family protein yields MPEGILDKISKQAQDYYKNTPVIILGSGASAAFGMSGMWQLAQHLMANVEVNDLHDNEQTSWRNFCEKLKEDIDLETALHDVPLSSELTGRVVSETWNLLAPEDFKVFEESLNNISLFPLGKLLKHMFRSTAKELNIITPNYDRLAEYACEQENIHHYSGFSHGYRGYTAKKDYLSCSRQVNIWKVHGSLGWFTNSNGVITSLSNINKIPNDLTPLIVTPGIEKYRSTHKEPYKTIIHESDDVMDKATAYLCVGFGFNDDHIQTKLVNRCANNGASVTIITYELTEATKEFIGNENTANYLAIEASANNKSKIYSSLLKGPVEVEGEFWSLKGFMNLIM; encoded by the coding sequence CTGCTTTTGGAATGTCCGGAATGTGGCAGCTAGCACAGCACCTGATGGCGAATGTTGAGGTGAATGATTTACACGACAATGAACAAACTTCTTGGCGTAATTTTTGTGAAAAATTGAAAGAGGATATAGATTTAGAAACAGCGCTACATGATGTTCCATTGTCATCTGAACTAACTGGTAGGGTGGTTTCTGAAACATGGAACCTTCTAGCACCTGAAGATTTTAAAGTATTTGAGGAATCACTAAATAACATCTCACTGTTTCCTTTAGGCAAGCTGTTAAAACACATGTTTAGGAGTACAGCTAAAGAGCTAAATATAATAACGCCCAATTATGACAGGTTAGCAGAATATGCATGCGAGCAAGAAAATATACATCATTACAGTGGTTTCTCTCATGGCTATAGAGGCTATACCGCCAAGAAAGACTACTTATCTTGCTCCAGGCAGGTAAATATATGGAAAGTACATGGTTCCCTAGGTTGGTTCACTAATTCTAATGGTGTGATTACATCTTTAAGCAACATCAATAAAATCCCTAACGACCTAACGCCATTAATAGTAACACCCGGTATTGAAAAGTACCGTAGTACTCATAAAGAACCCTATAAAACAATTATCCATGAATCTGACGATGTAATGGACAAAGCCACGGCTTATTTATGTGTTGGCTTTGGTTTCAATGATGATCACATTCAAACGAAACTAGTGAATCGGTGTGCAAATAATGGCGCTTCAGTAACTATCATAACTTATGAATTGACTGAAGCTACGAAAGAATTTATTGGAAATGAAAATACAGCTAATTATCTAGCTATCGAAGCATCTGCGAATAACAAATCTAAAATTTATAGCTCCCTATTGAAAGGGCCAGTAGAAGTAGAAGGCGAGTTCTGGTCACTCAAGGGGTTCATGAATTTAATAATGTAA